The Pleurodeles waltl isolate 20211129_DDA chromosome 7, aPleWal1.hap1.20221129, whole genome shotgun sequence genome includes a region encoding these proteins:
- the LOC138247010 gene encoding putative nuclease HARBI1, which yields MAVTATVDITVTASSDHHWLLPPISNIVNQRYDGRLRMRNALVYRPLVDLANLEDHHVIQTYRLNRVTIIELVAQLELDPFPAIRHPNAIPPTVHMLSVLHYLASASSQVIVGLAARKLQPMFSNVLRNVLCALLKQLCSFIRFPQSAELPTVKAVFYGVVHVPNVIWAVGGKHIALVPPRKSEQVYRNPKNFHSVNVQVVCLVDQYISQVMARYLGSVHDSFILWNSSVPHMMAPLQRARAWLIGDSGNPNLPWLLTPVRHPTSAAEDRYNEAHGRTRWVIERCFSLLKARFRCLHVCRSVLFYKPQKMCQIIVAYCMLHNLALRHQNTLLNAEEEVAVPVAGEGDLGSDEEEEDEDAADSRAEQIQHYFG from the exons atggcagtcacggccaccgtggacatcaccgtcaccgccagcagtgatcaccattggctccttccTCCCATAAGCAACATTGTTAACCAAAg GTAtgatggaaggttgaggatgaggaatgcactggtgtacaggcccctagtcgatcTTGCTAACCTGGAGGATCATcacgtcatccagacctatcgcctgaaccgtgtgaccatcatcgaactggtggcccagttggagctggatccgttccctgccattcgtcatccaaatgctatccctcccacagtgcacatgttgtcagtcctccactaccttgcatcAGCCTCCTCCCAGGTCATCGTGGGCCTGGCAGCTAGGAAGttgcagcccatgtttagcaaTGTCCTGAGGAATGTGctatgtgccctgctcaaacaATTGTGCAGCTTCATCCGGTTCCCCCAAagtgcagaattgcccactgtcaaggctgtgtTCTACGGTGTGGTACATGTCCCTAATGTCATTTGGGCTGTTGGTGGCaaacacattgccctggtgccacccaggaagagtgaacaggtctataggaacccCAAAAACTtccattctgtgaatgtgcaggtggtgtgtctcgtggaccagtatatctcccaggtgatGGCCAGGTACCTaggttctgtgcatgattccttcatcctgtggaacagcagtgtcccacacatgatggcaccactccagagggcccgggcctggctcatcg gtgactctggcaatcccaacctgccctggctcctgacaccagtgaggcatccaacttcagctgcagaggaccgttacaatgaggctcacggtCGTACCAGATGGGTAAttgagaggtgcttcagcctgctgaaggccaggttccggtgtctccatgtctGCAGGAGTGTCCTGTTCTACAAACcacagaagatgtgccagatcattgtggcctactgcatgctgcacaatctggccctgaggcatcagaaCACATTGCTGAATGCAGAGGAGGaggtagctgtaccagtggctggtgAAGGGGacctggggagtgatgaggaggaggaagatgaggatgcagctgactccagggcagagcagATTCAACATTACtttggctga